Part of the Verrucomicrobiia bacterium genome is shown below.
GCATCAGCGCGGCCGACCGCGCCCGCACGATCGCCATCATGGCGAGTCCGACCGCGCTGCCCGAGGATCTCGTCCAGCCCGGGCATGTGTTTCCGCTGCGGGCCAAGCCGGGCGGGGTGTTGCAGCGTGCCGGCCACACCGAGGCCGCCGTTGACCTTGCCACGCTCGCCGGCTGCCGGCCCATGGCGGTGATCTGTGAGATCATGAACGATGACGGCAGCATGGCCCGGCTGCCGCACCTCCGACGGTTCGCCGCGAAGCATCGTCTGAAAATCGCCACGATCGCCGACCTCATCGAATACCGACGCACCCGCGAAAAGCTGATTGAGCCCGTGGAAACCATCAAGATGCCGACGGACTACGGCGATTTCAACCTGCACCTGTATCGCTCACGCCTTGATGGCCAGCATCACCTGGCGCTGGTGCGGGGTGACGTGGCCGGCAAAAAGGGCGTGCTCGTGCGCGTGCACAGCGAATGCCTGACCGGCGACGTGTTCGGCTCGCGCCGGTGCGATTGCGGGCCACAACTGCACCAGGCCCTGCGGCAGATTGCCGAGGCCGGCCGTGGGGTGCTGGTTTACATGCGGCAGGAAGGGCGCGGCATCGGGCTGCCCGCCAAGATCAAGGCTTACAAGCTGCAGGAGGCCGGGCTCGACACGGTGCAGGCCAACGAGAAACTCGGGTTCCCGATGGACCTGCGTGAATACGGCCTCGGCGCCCAAATCCTGACCGACCTCGGCTTGAAGACCATCCGCCTGCTCACCAACAACCCTCGAAAAATCGTCGGCCTGGCCGGCTACGGATTGAAGGTGATGGAACAGGTGCCTATTCGCGTGCACCCGAATCCCCACAACGAACGCTATCTGGAGACCAAGCGGAAGAAGATGGGGCACCTGCTGTAAAGCCTGGTTCCGGTTACGGCGGTCATTTCAATCGTCATGCTAAAACGAATTACCAAACGAACCGGTTCTGCGTCCGGCGCCCGCTTCGCCATCGTCGCCTCGCAATACAATGGGCGCTACGTCGATGCCATGCTGATGGCGGCGAAGGCGGAATTGCGGGTGGCCGGGGTGCGGACCTTGAACGTGGTGCGGGTGCCGGGAGCGTTCGAAATTCCTTCGGTCGCCGCGGCGCTGGCCAGCCAGACCCGGGCGGGCAAGCCGCGTTACGCCGCCGTCATTTGCCTGGGCGTCATCTTTCAAGGGCAGACCAGCCACGCGGAGCACATCGGTTGGGGGGTGACCCACGCGCTGGCACAAATTCAAATTCAGCGCCAGTTGCCGGTCATTCACGGTGTGTTTGTGTTTACGAAGGAGGCCCACGCCCGGGTGCGTTGCCTTGGCCGGAAACACAATCGGGGAACAGAAGCGGCCCGCACGGCGTTGACCATGGCGGAAGTCATGCGCGGGCTGGAGCGCTGATTAGGATCCACGAATCCTTCGTTTGGCTTGGCTGAGGCGGCGCATTTTGCCCTTCCCACCCCGGCCCCGGCCACCGCTTGGCTTCACTGGCTTCGCCCCGGGCGCGGGCTTTGCAGATACGCGCCGCAGGACTCGCGCACCACCAGGCTTGGCGTCAGGCTGATCGATTGGACGGGCAGCGTGGGTTCGGCCAGGCGCCGCAACATGGTTTGAAACGCCACATGGGCAATGTCCCGGCACGGTTGATGAATGGTCGTGAGCGGCACCGAAACCAGCATGGCATATTTCACGTCGTCGAACCCCGCCACCCGCACATCGTGCGGCAGCTTGATGCCCCGGGATTCCAGGGTGCGCGCCAGCACGGCCGCGGTGTCGTCGTTGGCGCAGATGATGGCGTCGGCCAGCTTGCCCGACACGAGGGACCGCACAAATTTCACGTCGCGGGGATCGCCTTGCCGCACCCAGTTGGAATCCTGTTCGAGGCCGTTTTGCACCAGCGCCTCGCGCACGCCGGCGATGCGCGCGTTGACCGTGGCGGCCGAGAGCGGACGGCTGACGAACAGGATTTTGCGGCAGCCGAGTTTGATCAAATGTTCAGCGATCATGTAGCCCGCCGCCAGGTTGTCGATGCCCACCAGATCGAAATCGCTCCGCCGGGGGAACGGCGTGATGTCGCGGTCAATTAAAACCACGGTGATGCCCGCCTCGCGCAAGGATTCAGCGAGCCGGAAGTTGGCCTCCTCCTGCTTGGGCTGAAGTTCCGCGGGCGCGAAGAAGACGCCGCTGATTTTCCGTTCAATGAACTGGCTGCAGATTTCCTCGGCGTGTTTGAGGCTCGCGTCTTCGTCCAGCAGCGGACTGGTGGAGCCACCCCAAAGCAGGCCGTAGTCGTGCACCCGCGCCAGGCTGGCGATCTCCCCGCAGATGATGTGGAAGATTTCGGTGGTGGACAATCCGGGCACGAGCAGCCCCAGCACGCGGGTGGCGGTCGTTTGCTGGGTTTGACCGGACCGGACATACGTTCCGGAACCGGCGCGCCGTTCGATCAAGCCCTTGATTTCCAGGTCGCGCAGGGCGCGCGCCACGGTGGGCCGGGAAACGCCGAACTGCTTGACCAGTTGCAGCTCGCTCGGCAGTCGCGTGCCGGCGGTGTATTTGCCCGCGGCGATTTCAATTTCGAGGCGCGTGCTGATTTTGCGGTGTTTGGAACCCGCGGGTTCGTTTGACATGGTGAAAAGCGGATATGACTTGTTGTAAAGTTGTAATGGCAGCTTTTTTCAAGGTGGTCAATTCTGGTTTTCTATAGCTGTAAGCTGACCGGTAGGCTCAAAGCATGAAATCCCCACGAGTTTCAGCGCGGCTGCCGCATGGCGGGCTCCACCGGGCCGGACGTTCTGTTCTTTTCCTCGCAACCCAATGGCTTCGCGGTGGTCCGCGGGCAACTGCCTGGCATCACGAGCGAAATTGTTCTCCTCTCTGCCGCCCAGTTGCCCACGTCCGGACCAGCATCGCGTGATTTGATTTCCCATTTGCGAACGCGCTCCGGTGGCGGCCAATCCGCCGCACCCAAACTCAATCCCGATCCCGAACGACAACAATGAACCATTATGAAACCGATCCCGAACGCCAAGGAATGTAAACCGGCGAATTTTCTTTGCCCGCCACCGCCGGGTTTGTCCGCGCTGTGCCTGGCAGCGTGGTCGTGCGTTGCAGTGTTGGCGCCGGCCACGTCACGGGCCAGCCTGATGGCGCATGAAGGTTTCAATTATTCCGTGGGCAGCGGCAACCTGTCCGGGCAGGCCGGGGGGTTCGGCTGGCAGGGCGCGTGGCAGACGGTCAA
Proteins encoded:
- a CDS encoding bifunctional 3,4-dihydroxy-2-butanone-4-phosphate synthase/GTP cyclohydrolase II, which codes for MGKMFDSIDWVIADIRRGRMVILVDDADRENEGDVIMAAEFVTPQAVNFMAKHGRGLICVPTTSERLKQLGIEEMVKQNRDSFKTDFQVSVDAARGISTGISAADRARTIAIMASPTALPEDLVQPGHVFPLRAKPGGVLQRAGHTEAAVDLATLAGCRPMAVICEIMNDDGSMARLPHLRRFAAKHRLKIATIADLIEYRRTREKLIEPVETIKMPTDYGDFNLHLYRSRLDGQHHLALVRGDVAGKKGVLVRVHSECLTGDVFGSRRCDCGPQLHQALRQIAEAGRGVLVYMRQEGRGIGLPAKIKAYKLQEAGLDTVQANEKLGFPMDLREYGLGAQILTDLGLKTIRLLTNNPRKIVGLAGYGLKVMEQVPIRVHPNPHNERYLETKRKKMGHLL
- a CDS encoding substrate-binding domain-containing protein, which codes for MSNEPAGSKHRKISTRLEIEIAAGKYTAGTRLPSELQLVKQFGVSRPTVARALRDLEIKGLIERRAGSGTYVRSGQTQQTTATRVLGLLVPGLSTTEIFHIICGEIASLARVHDYGLLWGGSTSPLLDEDASLKHAEEICSQFIERKISGVFFAPAELQPKQEEANFRLAESLREAGITVVLIDRDITPFPRRSDFDLVGIDNLAAGYMIAEHLIKLGCRKILFVSRPLSAATVNARIAGVREALVQNGLEQDSNWVRQGDPRDVKFVRSLVSGKLADAIICANDDTAAVLARTLESRGIKLPHDVRVAGFDDVKYAMLVSVPLTTIHQPCRDIAHVAFQTMLRRLAEPTLPVQSISLTPSLVVRESCGAYLQSPRPGRSQ
- the ribH gene encoding 6,7-dimethyl-8-ribityllumazine synthase; translated protein: MLKRITKRTGSASGARFAIVASQYNGRYVDAMLMAAKAELRVAGVRTLNVVRVPGAFEIPSVAAALASQTRAGKPRYAAVICLGVIFQGQTSHAEHIGWGVTHALAQIQIQRQLPVIHGVFVFTKEAHARVRCLGRKHNRGTEAARTALTMAEVMRGLER